The Mesorhizobium sp. AR10 genome includes the window CGAACCGCCGACCTTCGGTTTACAAAACCGCTGCTCTACCAGCTGAGCTACAAGGGCACGGCGCTCCGGTTAGCATATTTGCTGCGCCAGTAAAGACAAAACTCCTTTTTCAGTTACCGGCGAACGCGCTGGAGTTCCCGGCATGGCCATCCTGAAAACGGCCAATTCACTTCCTACATATGCGTGAGGTGCAACCGCCTCAGCGAGGGTGTCGCATGATCAGACTTGTCATCATTCTCCCGATCGTCGTCGTGGCCTGGTTTCTGCTGGTGAAACTCATCAAGGATGTGAAGAGCGCCAATGTCGACTGGACCGGCGTCACCACCATCGTCGGCTTCATCGCGCTCGCCTTCTGGCTTCGCCACATCACCGGCATGGGCTGAATAGGAAGAGAGTGAGTAGTCAGTAGGGAGTCCCAATTCCTGGGCCGCGTTCCTTCTCACTACTCACTCCTCACTCCTCACTCACTCGTGCTCCAGCCTGGCCGAAAAAAACCAAAAAACCGTCGAACCTATTTCCTGCTCGCTGCGACTGATGATCAAGAGGCGGATGGATCGCCTCTCCAACGAAGCAAGGAGATCGTCATGTTCAAGCGCACCATCGTTTCCGGCCTCATCGCCACCGGCGTCGCCGCCGCCATGCTGGCCGGCACCGTGCAGCCCTCGGCTGCATATGACCATCATCATCGTCGGGAACTCGGCATCGGCATTGCCGCCGGCGTCGGCGGTTTCGTCCTCGGCAGCCTGCTCGCCCAGCAGCCACGCACGGTCTATGTCGAGGAATACGGCGACTCGCGGCATGTGCGCCGCTGTCTCAATCGCTACGCGAGCTACGATCCGTATTCGGATACCTATGTCGGCTACGACGGTTATCGCCACTATTGCCGACTCTGAGAGGAGGTGAACCGTTTCAGGCAACGGGAAGAGGGGCACTCCACTGCCCCTTTTTCTGCTGTCCGGGCGGCGCCTGACATGAGCGACCTTGGGAGTCGGGTCCTGGGCGCGGGGGCGATGTACAGGAATTTCCAAAGCTCTTAATCTCGAACATCCGATGACCAGCAGAGGGAGGGACGCTTGGACGAGCACGATCCGAAGGAAAAACTGATCGAGCCGGTTTTTCGAAACGGCACGGTCACCACCGTTGGCATCCTGGTGGCGTTCTCGCTGGGCTTCGTCACGCATTGGGCCGCCAACCCGATACCCTGGCAAATCCATCACCTGCTTGCCGTGGTGCCGATCCTGGTCGGTATCGCCCTGCAGATGCGGGCGCTCTCGCTGCTGCTCGACGTGGATTCGCTGCGCCGGCCGATCTACGAACGCGCCAACCGCATCTTCATGGCCGGCATCATCCTGACCGCCTGCGGCGTCGGACTGGCGATCCTGCTCGATGTCTTCGAGGTGTCGGCCAAGAGCGCGCTGCCGAGCGGCTAGCGGGCCGCCACTGTCCCTTCGCTATCCTGGCAGATGTCGCACCATTGCGCGCCGACCAGGCTTGCCATGCGATCGACGCCGATCCTGACCGCGGCATTGGTTGCGCCGGCCGCCGGCACGACCTCGTCAAAGGCGCGCAGCGACACGTCGCAATAGACCGGCAGAGGTGATGCGAGGCCGAAGGGGCAGACGCCGCCGACCGGATGGCCGGTGATTTCCGCCACCTGTTCGGCATCGAGCATGCGCGGCTTGCCGCCGAAGGCATCGCGCGACTTGCGGTTGTCGATACGCGCGTCGCCTCGGGCGACGACCAGCAGTACCCGATCGCCGACGCGCAGGCAGATGGTCTTGGCGATCTGCGCCGGCTCGACGCCATGCGCCGCTGCCGCGAGCGCCACGGTCGCCGAGCTTGTCGGCGTTTCGATCACCTCGATGTCGGCAGCATGT containing:
- a CDS encoding BA14K family protein; its protein translation is MFKRTIVSGLIATGVAAAMLAGTVQPSAAYDHHHRRELGIGIAAGVGGFVLGSLLAQQPRTVYVEEYGDSRHVRRCLNRYASYDPYSDTYVGYDGYRHYCRL
- a CDS encoding YbaK/EbsC family protein: MSLQSVKTFFAEHAADIEVIETPTSSATVALAAAAHGVEPAQIAKTICLRVGDRVLLVVARGDARIDNRKSRDAFGGKPRMLDAEQVAEITGHPVGGVCPFGLASPLPVYCDVSLRAFDEVVPAAGATNAAVRIGVDRMASLVGAQWCDICQDSEGTVAAR